One genomic window of Plasmodium coatneyi strain Hackeri chromosome 12, complete sequence includes the following:
- a CDS encoding SICA antigen has product MLNVYAQEIKDKCPLMGKTVQQAFTIHEGLRTTACSSGTKNCVQCEWDECANYNLNGNEGVDLRRKVKDMLLGKDEITKTMSTISDSSTIKEWFTLFSEDVRQEDNKEKYSELNFLLPLCDDLNSTLGKGMSKYESFCRIMIRNIILTTAVEKKYEDKDQTQEKGQAPCEKIDVIIQALSRVKTVRETLNENVKYTECAYDAALKIAYTGQTHNSDDPHYIFETSELHTMMETITKDKTWCVDKEKLQQRRKALEDPDRSRAETGEKVQIRNGAEELEDLKKIFENVNETVEEEVKKEAKKPETDSPPPAPQEPVAEDTVPKVEEEEEEEEEEEDEEDEDEVEEVAEEPAKDKEDEEENNDQAEEEIPATEENDATTAPEGHDHSLAGGGGSGEGGSRLATPKAEALIDMKDNPFFPYLPLAPAMLGISVMSYLLWKHFGMLRKTRKRYRRAPKALGPTLEQQIVDHVEQQDGPHEYYLVKERKPRSTPIRRRKKRVAGHRRAGRRGVRRRMIIDIHLEVLDEWQKGDLHSMKEDFFEILVQEFMGSKYMEEENVPKEQVPSLDSAF; this is encoded by the exons ATGTTAAATGTGTACGCTCAGGAAATAAAGGACAAGTGTCCACTAATGGGAAAAACTGTTCAACAAGCTTTTACTATCCATGAGGGGCTTCGCACAACTGCGTGCAGTAGTGGGACGAAAAACTGTGTTCAATGTGAATGGGACGAATGTGCAAATTATAACTTAAATGGGAACGAAGGAGTAGACCTACGGAGAAAAGTGAAGGACATGCTCCTGGGGAAAGACGAAATAACAAAAACTATGTCTACTATAAGTGATTCAT cCACTATTAAGGAATGGTTTACACTATTTTCGGAGGATGTAAGACAAGAGGATAATAAGGAGAAGTATAGTGAATTGAACTTCCTTCTACCTTTATGTGACGATTTGAATAGTACCCTTGGCAAGGGCATGAGCAAGTATGAAAGTTTCTGTAGAATTATGATAAGGAATATAATACTGACGACAGCCGttgaaaagaaatatgaagacaAAGACCAGACTCAGGAGAAGGGACAAGCACCATGTGAGAAGATC GATGTCATAATACAGGCCCTTAGCCGAGTTAAAACTGTAAGGGAAAcattaaatgaaaatgtgaagtatACGGAATGTGCTTATGATGCTGCACTAAAAATTGCTTATACGGGACAGACGCATAATTCAGATGACCCGCACTACATATTTGAAACAAGTGAGTTGCATACTATGATGGAGACAATAACTAAAGATAAAACTTGGTGTGTcgataaggaaaaattgcaacAAAGGAGAAAGGCGCTTGAGGATCCAGATCGTTCACGCGCAGAAACAGGAGAGAAGGTTCAAATAAGGAATGGTGCTGAGGAATTAGAAGacttgaagaaaatttttgagAATGTTAACGAAACAGTAGAGGAGGAGGTAAAGAAAGAGGCAAAGAAGCCAGAAACGGACTCACCACCACCAGCACCCCAGGAACCGGTAGCAGAGGATACTGTCCCTAAGgtagaggaggaggaggaggaggaagaagaggaagaagacgagGAGGATGAAGACGAAGTTGAAGAAGTCGCAGAAGAACCCGCTAAAGAtaaggaagatgaagaagaaaacaacgATCAAg cagaagaagaaattccCGCTACTGAAGAAAATGATGCTACTACTGCTCCTGAAGGACATGATCACAGTCTGGCCGGAGGTGGCGGAAGTGGTGAGGGAGGGTCCCGTTTAGCAACACCCAAGGCTGAAGCACTTATTGACATGAAGGACaaccccttctttccttaccttcctttggctCCTGCCATGCTTGGTATTTCTGTTATGAGTTATCTTTtatggaag cattttggaatgcttcgtaagaccagaaaacgttacagaagagctcctAAAGCACTTGGTCCAAccttagaacagcagattgttgaccatgtggaACAGcaggatggtccacatgaatattatttagtgaaggaacgcaaacctcgttctacgcctataagaaggaggaaaaaacgggttGCTGGTCATCGCCGTGCTGGTCGTCGTGGTGtgcgtcgccgcatgattattgatatccatttagaagtcttagacgaatggcaaaaaggggacctgcattcgatgaaggaggacttttttgaaattttggttcaagaattcatGGGATCCAAGtatatggaagaagaaaatgttcctaaggaacaggttccaagtttagattccgCGTTTTAg